The Athene noctua chromosome 8, bAthNoc1.hap1.1, whole genome shotgun sequence region gagaaggatgTCCCAGGCAGTTTCCAGAACATGACTGCACTTTAATAAAGACCTGCCAGAACTAGCCCTCTTCTGTCATACAGAAAGCTTTTGCAGTCTCAAACCTCCAGATCCTTGGCTCCCCAGAGCCTCCTGGCATCTTCACACTGAGGTAGATTTGCTGAAAAGTGATTGTAAGAGAGCAGTCAGTTTGAGGACAGCCTGCTTAGCTTGAATTTAACAACCCTACCTTTGCATCAACTCATCCTCTTGCTGCCTCCCAGGCTCTGTCTCTAGGTATCTTCAGAGCCTTGCCCAGACCCATGGGGTTTCGTTTCTCCAGCTAGGTCTTCTCTCTGCCCTTTCCTCGCAGCTTTGGTGTGCCTCTATTCACAGCATTCCTTTGATCCTGTCTGCCTGAATTGGGCCAGAGAGCAGCAGGCTGTTCCCAGGTGTGCCAGATACCAAGAATGTGTGGCTTTCTGCTACCAGCAGCAAGAAGACTTCAGTCCTGTGTAGTCCCAGGAGATGAGAAGTCAGGGTGCCTCCTACTATTATGTGGCAGTGCTAGACTATCTGACTTTACCTCTGTGCTGACCTCAAAGAGCTGAACTACAATTTCCCCTGGCAGAGGTGGCCTGAGGAAGTTTTGTTCCTCCTTATTGATCTATGGATTTAGCTGATAGTGCCAGCAGTTCAGCAGACTTGTATCTGCTTTTCTTCGAGTAGTCCGGCTGAGTTTTTGGATAAAGCTGTACACTTCATGGGTCTGGGGGAGCCAATGATGCTGGTGGGGAATCGGAACAGTCTGGTCCCTCAGCCAAACTGATAGCTGTAGTAGTGggctgcagaggaaggtgctgaAAAGGTCTTGAGATGCTATCTTggctggcagggggagattgaGCACCTCTGAAACATTTGGGCCAGTTTCCCTCTGGTAGCTCACTGCTGTGCAGAAAGTTAATGCTGCATTTGGATTTCCATGGGAGGGAGATGTTGAGGGTctgttttccccttcctctcccttcacCTTGTTTTGGTGGATGTGTGGCAGGCTTTGAGTCTGTCTTTGAACATGGTTGTATttcagctctgtgctcagctgcatTTGTTTCCATGTGGGAAGGCAGAGCGCCAGCTGTTTCTCTTCACAAATCTTTCCTGGCTACAGCTCTGCATTCTGCCAGTTTTCTGCAACACCCCCATGAGTTTCAGAAGGTCCGCAAATGCGGGCAtgagcagcagctgcttctccaggAAGGCATCTTCACAAATGTCTCTCTGTCCCTTTGGCACAGTGGATCGCCCCGTCAGAGTTTATGCCGATGGAATATTTGATTTGTTTCACTCTGGACATGCCCGGGCCTTGATGCAAGCGAAGAACCTCTTTCCAAACACATACCTCATTGTTGGAGGTAAGGAGTGACCTTGTTGACTTTGGCTGTCATAGGAGTACAGTTACCTCTGTCCGTGATTGCGCGTATGGGTGGCATAGCAGGGTTTTTGTCTTTACGGCCTCAGTGGCTCTCACTGCAGCCAGTTGTCCCAAGTGTTGTTGGAGTCTTACTGCAATATTTTGAGAGTTGGATATGTCTGCAGAAAGATAGCCTGCACCAAGTGAGTGCTTAAGGAGAAGAGTTTTGATCATGCTGTTCTAATGTGACCCCTTGTATTTTGTGACAGATATTGGTGAGTTGCACGTCTAAGTATCAGAATATATTAGGGACAATTGAGCATCTGCCTCTTGAATTAAACAGTTAAAGAATGAGTAACAGTCTCTCCATGGCTGGTTGAGCTTTGTGTCACCTGTATCACCTCACTCCAGCTCTCTGCTGGCGATCACTCATGGCTAATCCCAAACAGGTCCTGCTAGGAGCATGGAAATCACGGTGCTTCCTTGGGCATATACCTGGCCACATGGAAGTCAGTGAGGCCCCATTTCTCCAAATAAAAGTTCTCCATTTTGTCTGTtagatttaaaaatctttagaTGATGCCAGGAATATCCTGCTGACCATCTGAGCAGATCTAGCAGAGGTGTTTCAGACAGGCATCCTTTAAGagtaaaataggaaaaaacctaTTTCTTCTGGCTGCTGTAATACGCTGGCCTCTTTCCAGACAGTGCCTCCGTGCCTGTACCTTCACCCACCTTAAAGACATGTCAGGCTGTGTGTTTTACCTATCAGGAGGTGACCTCTGGTCAGGCTGCATAATGATGTTAAAGTATCAGAGCTGAGAATACCTTCAACTTGTTTTCTCAACTACCATTAGCTTCCTGAAGCAAAATGAGACTCTGATCCTGCCATAGAGCGATTGTAATGTCTTTGTGCGGTTTGTTTCCTTAAAGTTTCACTCactgcattttttgtgtgtgctacAGTAGTGTCTGGAAGGGGAAGGGTGGGAGGAGAGCGGAAATAGTTGCTCCAGCCTACAAAATGCGCTGAGCTTAGAGATGTTGCAGGTGGAAAGACATCCCCATGTAGATAAATGTTGTACATCAAGCAGGAAAATAACTTCAGGTCAAACTATTAATGTGTTAATGTAGCAAGGTGTGTCACCACATGCTCTGCTTCTGGGAGATTGGTGAGGAGGTGGAGAGCAATGAACTGCTCCCCTTGCAGCAGGAACTGAGACAAGAGGCCACAGCCCAAGGGAGCATTAGCTCCAAGCTGAGAACAATCTCACTCACCCTTTATCATCTGTTTGTTTAGAACATATATACATCCAATACCAGTGAGACTGTTCAAGCCTTGCTTACTTTTGAGTCTGATAACCAAATAAAACTCCCTCCTTCTCAATGTCTTACATTGCAGATTATGAAGAGCTGGTCATTTACTTTCTCATAGAACATAATAATTAAGCTAACTTGATTTGCTGTGAACTCACCCTTTGTTTTAATACAGCTTTCCAAGAACTAGACAGTGGTATGGCATTTTATGAAATCAGAAGCTTAGGCAGTgggttttttcatgtttcagtttCCAAGCCTGAGACAGCCATAGGTTTAAAAGCAGATTTCTGCCTGATAGGCCCCCAGGTACCATTTCATACAGGAGGGTTGTCTTCTCTGTTGGCTGCTTTTCTTGATAAGCATTGTAGGCTCTAGAGACCTTGAGGGTTTGTAGTGTCATCCCCATCTTGGGCAGAAATTCCCCAAACAGCCTGCCTAGAGTTGCCCAGGAGTTTAGTGGCCTGCACTTGTCCCTGTTCCTGATGCTTTGTGGCTCGAAGAGTGGGGTTTGAAGGTGCCATCACCAGCCTCCGTCAGCAGCTGGCATTGCCTGGTTTAGCAGGTGTGTGTGCAAGGTCCTTTTACTGTAAAGCACTGGGGTAAGTACCTCGGGCTCACTCTTCTCTGTGTTTTTCAGTCTGCAGTGATGAGCTAACCCATAACTTCAAGGGCTTCACGGTAATGAATGAAAATGAGCGGTATGACGCTGTGCAGCACTGTCGCTATGTGGACGAAGTGGTGAGAAATGCGCCATGGACACTCACCCCCGAGTTCCTGGCAGAGCACAGGGTAATTTGTGACATCTGATCTGTTCTAAATTTTGATTAGCCTCTGTCTGTGCTTGCTGTTTACGGCAAGAATTCATCCATGGGGGTGACCTCTGCCTGAGCAACCCATTTCTGTAGAAACTCTGTAAATATAGAATGAACTGGGTTATGGAAATTGAGTGGGTTTCTTGAGAGACTAGAAGCATTTGCTGAGCTGGCAGGTTATGTTAAAATAAGGTGGATATTGTGACATGGTGAAAAAGCCTGACAGGGTTCTAGCTGTTCCATGGAAAGTTGATGTTTACAGATTAGTGTGAGATGCAGTAGGGAGAGGATAACACAGGTTGGAAAGGATTTCTGAAGGACATCTGGTCTAactccctgctcacagcaggaGCAGATTAGATCTACATCAGCTTCCCTGCAGCAGGAGAGCAGTCAAGCTGTCCTGAGAGTCTTTTATCAATTGGTAAGAGAAAGTGAAAGGAGTTCTAACATCTGTTGAACTGCTTTGGGAGGCGAAGGAGTCTCCAGGGGAGTTTGCTTAGTTTCCCCTGGTTGCCATTAACAAGCCATTTCTCTGTGGAGCTTAAAACAGCTGTGTCTTTAGTCCTAGCCTTTCCTCTCTGGTGAGTGCTTACAATTGATATGCAGTTGCCAGTGAAAACTTGGGAGTGCTCTGTGTTGCTTTTTAACAGAGGAAAGTGTCTTGCCATTCTGTTATATCCCTGCGTGGAGGTGTTGAGCAAAAAGTTACGATCCATTGACAGAAAGCAGGAGACTGGCACgttcaaaacaaaatattgacttGCATTGCTTGCTTAATTTTCAGATCGACTTTGTTGCACATGATGACATCCCCTATTCTTCTGCTGGCAGTGATGATGTTTATAAGCATATAAAAGAAGCAGGTGGGTCTGTATCAGATTCTCCAGGGCTTCCTGTCAGGGATCTGCTGTAGTTTCTTTTGTGCCCCTGTATGGCAGGGTTATGTGTGGGGAAGTGGCTGTGCCCTTCTGGGAACAAGGTCTGCCCAGGAGCCTCTCAAGGCAGGAAGAAGCCCAGCTTTGAGCCCTACTTCATAATGTCCCAGGCCAAGCATTGCCCAGCATTAATTCCTACTTCCAATCTAGTTATCATGATTGGATTAACAGccacattttgaaaataatactATAGTTTGGTTTACAGATTCTCACAAATGGAGAATCTCATTAATTTAGCAAAGTGACTCCTTCTGTAGCTGTTTGCTGTAAAACTCAGTGGGGGTGCAGCTTATTTAAATCTATCCAAACCCAGCCATCAGAGCTTGTTATATTTCCACCCACTAAACTGTAGGACTCCTTGTCCACTCGTTGTCACCACACTATTCTATGTGCAGTGGATTATAGTCAATAGTCTTAAACCAGCTAAAGTGAAGAGCTTTTCCTGAGAAGACATGGTATTTTGACATGGTTTTGACATGTTTTGGTCTTCCTTAGGTCTTACTCATAGTCCCAGAAAGGAAGACCCTCATATTTTACATTCAAGGACAAAGATATGGTGGAGGGCAGTTAGGAAATGAGGTCTTGACAGGAGAGATTGTTTCCTAATAGAGGTGTCAGCAGCTTTTTGCCATGTGTTTTGCTAAAGCTGTCCTGGGTCCTGTTCCCCAACTTTAGGCATGTTTGCACCAACTCAGAGGACTGAAGGGATCTCGACATCAGATATTATCACCCGGATTGTGCGGGACTATGATGTTTATGCCAGACGGAACCTGCAGCGGGGCTACACAGCTAAAGAACTCAATGTCAGCTTCATAAACGTGAGTTGAAGTGTGTCTCACCACAAGCTGCATGAAGCAGAATCTCAGTGTGGAGATGTGGTCTTGTCTAGCGGTAGCACAGTCCTGCCATATGCCAATAAAAGGCCAGTCTGCAGAGCTAAGCAGCTGCACCAAACCAGTGTCCTTGGAGTAGAAATTAAGACTTCTTCCACCCCTGAAACTGCCTCTGGGACCCACGCAGTGGAACTGGAGTTTTGCTAACACTGTTCCATTGTCAGAAATGTCTTGGTGACATTTTACCCGTTGAAAGAGCTGGAGACAGGGTGTGTGgtgaaatgtgtgttttcttgAATTGAATGAAGTATGGGTTGGTCTTGGCAGCTACTACTATATGTcatctctctcctcttcccttaGCCACCTTCTTAAGGTAGAGTCTTTTTTATAATGAAATCTGATCCTGTCCTTACTGTACTATTCCCTTTCTGGAGCTGCAGAACCAGCAGTGCTTGGGTAGGAGAAAAGGACATGCTCTGATCCTGTGCTGAGCAGCTCTAGCCCACAAGCAGAATACGTGGCAGAAGGCACTTAAGATGTTGGAAGTAAACTTCTTTTAATCACTCAGATACTATGCTTGGCCTCTCTTTGGCATGTAACTCTGCCTCTGTTTAAAAACACCCAGCAAAAAGACTTGTGCTATCATGATATGCAAAGGGGTCTACAGCAGGTCACTCAAATCTAATCTGTATATTGTATAAATATTTCCCTCTTTCATGCACTGCTACTAGATAGTACTTATCTCTGGGTTTAGTCTCACTCTGTGTACTGTGCCAGTGCCTGCTACAAAGCATCTCACGGCCCCGCTATGTCTGCCATTTAGTCTAGGGAAGAAGTGTCACTGAAGTGAAGGAGAAGTGTCACAAGACTAATGGAGATGCTGAGTCTTAAGCAGCAGTTCAGTGTAATAACACAGAGCAGAGGTGGTCGCCACTCAGATCTGGTGAGCTGTGTTCTGATCCACCGCTTACTGTACAGGAGAAGAAATATCACCTCCAGGAGCGCGTGGATAAGGTGAAAAAGAGGGTGAAGGATGTAGAGGAGAAGTCAAAGGAATttgtccagaaagtggaagagaagAGTATCGATCTCATTCAGAAGTGGGAAGAGAAGTCACGAGAGTTCATCGGCAATTTCCTGGAGATGTTTGGCCCAGAAGGTGCATTGGTAAGGAGCCGCTTTGGGAAAAGGGGATTTCAGAGAGCTTGGCAGTCATTGTAGGGCTTCTGGGGCCCacagtctgcagagcaaaggtTTATGGTTTGTTGCAGTGCTCAATGTGCTGCCAGTCTCCAGGCAAGTTCCAGGCTTGGGCAGCCTGTTTACAGGGAGCCATCAGCTTTGCCAACTGGATAATGCCAGTTACTGTTGTAGCATGAAAAGTTCCCATGTCCCACAAGCTGGTCTGTAAACAGTTTGTGTCCTACAGGCCACTGAGCAGCCAAGAGGTTGGCAGTCACTTTGTTACTGGCCTGGGGTGAGTCTGAAGCTACTTGTTTTTGCCAGGCTCTCCTGTGCTGCTGGATAAATATCACAGGCACTTTATGTTAGAAATGCTTGAAAATGAGTGATGATTACACTGTGTGTAGTTTCCAAAGCCTAGAGCAATGCTTGGGCTTTTTTTGCTCTTACATTGCATGAAGCATTGAAGGGACACAACAACCCAAATTGCTGCACAAGGCCATTTCCATCCCTGTTTGAGCCATGCTAACTGTCTTCCTGCTTCCATCACTAGAAACACATGCTGAAGGAGGGCAAGGGCCGGATGCTGCAGGCCATCAGCCCGAAGCAGAGTCCCAGCAGTAGCCCCACGCACGACCGCTCCCCGTCTCCCTCCTTCCGCTGGCCTTTTTCAACCAAGACTCCTCCTTCATCACCAGCCAACCGCTCCAGGAACGAGTCTGCAGTCACCTATGACATCAGTGAGGATGAAGAGGATTAAGCTACCAGCTGGGATTTACTGCGAACCGCTAATCGCCAAATCCTAAGTCCGGACCCACTGGGGAACTCTAAATGAGCAAGAGAGCCATAGGAACAGGGCTGACGGTGAGCACAGGGCCTTGGAGGCACCCGTTGCTCttagcaagggctgctgcctggaAGCACATTCAaacctcctctcccttcccctccccaaatcCTCTTTTTATTGTTTACGTTCTAGTGGTTTCCAGGGGGAAGatggtttttatattttaagaaaatactcTTGTAAAGTGCAAAGAACAGTACTCAGGCGTGgcttttcttttggtttcttttcccttgttAAACCTCCAGGTAAGAGGGAGAGTGGGAAGACCCATCTGTCTCTTCTTTCCTTCAGCTCCTCTGTCttattccccccacccccaggcagtATCCGTGCCACTGCCAAATGAAAGACCCCTCAGTTCCTCGACCAGCGTGACCTCGAGAGCACGCAGGAAGAGGCTTCTAGGAAGTAGAGACATCTCTGCTGCACTGGAGCCGATAGGAATCTATCCAGCAGACCCTGTAGTGCTCGCGCACCTCTTAGCTGAGCTTCCCAGCGTGTCGCAGTGAGGACGTGCTGGGTGGGGGGCTACCAGCTTAGCACGCAGGAGTTACACCCTGGAAGAACTCTCAGCTCCATGGAGTCGCACACCCCGAAAGCGCGCAGCATTCACGGCTCCAAGTTGtacaggggctgcaggggaaaggTCTTTCCAGCTAATCTTAACAAGACTGCTAAATCTTGAGCTAAAATTCAGCCCTCAGTTGCTGTTGGAGAGAAGAGAATGAATCTTTGCTTCGGGGCACTTGCTGTCTGTGCATTTCCTCAGGTGTGTGAGCACCCAGGTAGGAAATGAATGTGTCTACTCCTTTGAGAAGTTCCTTGTCCCAGTCTCTGGTGTGTAATCAGTTTTACTGTCTGTCCAGATGGCCCCTCAACACTGTGCTCTGTGCGTGTTTGTGTTTCAGTTGCTGTGCTCTAAGGGCTGGAGCAGTCCTTTACACTGGTGCCATGAAGTTGCTGCTATAAGGACAAAACATGAATTCGTACAGTCAGTTTGCTGTCCATGCTAGTGTGTGCAGCTGGACAGATGAAGGGCACGTTTTACCCCAGTGAAGTTGGGGTCCCATGTGACAGTTGCCTGGCTTGCTCAATAAATGCACAAATCAGTGCCTGCTTACTCTACTCCTTGAGGCAGGCCAGAAAGAGCATCAGAGAGCGCTGCagctttttaagattttaaacaTGTAATCTGCTTGTTTGAAACCACGGTCCAAGTCGTGCCTGTTGTCGTGTCTGTAATAAACACTGAGCTTTGTGGCCTGCGGCTCCCCACAGGCAGTTGCCCTCCCCATGCTGCATGCCTGTGCACAGAGCAGCTCCCTGCGCTCTGTTCTGTAGCCAGTGCTGGAGGGACTGGACTTGCTGTCGCGTAGCTATGAAGCCCCCgcttgcttttctgtttggatttgccTGTGATATCTGTTGTCTCTGGGTTGTGCTGCTGGGCTGAGTTGCCTGTATCCTCCTGCGATACTGGGAGCAGAGGACAGCTCGGGGCGGGTCAGCAATGCTGTGAGGAGGTCTGCAGAGCGGGACGCACGGCTTGGGGGCAGCGGGTGCAAGGAGGCAAATCATCAAGTGCTGCCACAGGCTCTGCACAGTGTGATGCTTCCAGGGGATGCAGGAGCCCTGTGGTAGgagcaggctgctgcttctttccagCTTTTATCTTGCTGATCCTTTGTCACCCTGCCCAAAGGGCTTGACAGAGACTCTGTGCTTCTGCTGAAGCCAGAGTTGATAGGAGAAAGGATATGTTGGGGGATTCCTCATCTGCCACTTGGACCTCTCTCAGCAGGGACGTGCATGGCTCTGGGAGCATGGCTGGCTGCTATGGATTTTAAGCTGTAAGGGGCAAATAATGGTCACTTGGTACAAGCCAGTTCTTAATCCCCTGGTTTGTGAGTGGTAGAGCACTTACTTTATATCACCCAcgttctctcttcccttccccaccttCCCTTCCTCACCCTTTCCTCAGTATGGGTGTTGTGTTTCTTTTCCAAGCCAGATCACAAAGGCCAGGCTGCTTTAGAGCCTTACTATTTTAAACAAGTTATGCAACAGCGTTCTTTAAATTTGGATAACAATGGTGTTTTAGATGGTGGTTTATTCTGCAGAGACCTTAACATGTTGGTGTCTGCAAAACCTAGGGTGCTTGGTAAGAAGCCAGCCATGGTTTTACATGTAGCTTGGAATAACAGCTGTTTCTTGTAACCAATAATCCCTGCTTCCTCCTTGCACTTAATTAAATTGGACACTCAAATCCCAGactagccttttttcttttcatttgtttttttgtttccttctggatTGCTGGACCAGCCTCATCTCCAGCACTGGCCTGTGTTATCAGGAGTAGCACAGAGCTTGATCTTTGGGCAAAACATGTGAGCCAAATCCTCCAGGAACATCTTGTTACCTGCAGATTTAcccagtgctgctgcttcagAGCTGTCCTGTACACCTCTAGCCCATCCCACACTCCTCAAAAGAAGCATCCAGAAGAGACATGCTTGAATTAAGCATGAAGTAAGAGGTAgagtggaaaaataaaacttcactAGCACATGTGGAGTTTGATGCTGCTAAATCCAGAGGCATCAACTCCTGTGTGACAGCCCTACCTCAGTTCCTCTCTAGATCGGGGGTGTGAGGCTGCTAGCACCAGCAGCAAGATCCTGGGAGAGGATTTTCTGATGgctgagaacagcagcagcagggcaaagCTGAAAGGTGCCAAGAATGCTGGTAAAAGCAAGGCATGGAGAGCGTGGCACTTTAACAGCATATTGCTTAGAGCTG contains the following coding sequences:
- the PCYT1A gene encoding choline-phosphate cytidylyltransferase A, producing the protein MEPPTSSRLNSRKRRKDGSGPNGATELDGIPPKMSRHSLGLREPAPFSDEVEIDYSKPYIRVTYEEAMRGTPLDRPVRVYADGIFDLFHSGHARALMQAKNLFPNTYLIVGVCSDELTHNFKGFTVMNENERYDAVQHCRYVDEVVRNAPWTLTPEFLAEHRIDFVAHDDIPYSSAGSDDVYKHIKEAGMFAPTQRTEGISTSDIITRIVRDYDVYARRNLQRGYTAKELNVSFINEKKYHLQERVDKVKKRVKDVEEKSKEFVQKVEEKSIDLIQKWEEKSREFIGNFLEMFGPEGALKHMLKEGKGRMLQAISPKQSPSSSPTHDRSPSPSFRWPFSTKTPPSSPANRSRNESAVTYDISEDEED